A single window of Oncorhynchus clarkii lewisi isolate Uvic-CL-2024 chromosome 10, UVic_Ocla_1.0, whole genome shotgun sequence DNA harbors:
- the LOC139419682 gene encoding uncharacterized protein, which produces MKTIKALEPLFKAHFPNFIRMIVLGFRRGSIITDAQLEFAAANTTANATTPFADAVATILKAAITNGSLSINISANFNITVLANPTTAAPTTTTAAPLTTTAAPTTTTRAPTTTTAAVAPTTTAAPNVLLLVFSSDETFTETLSNNTSQAFRDRATTIKNEIEPVYRKVFRSFIQLVVLSFKRGSIITSCRMEFGLTGNGIAPTADMVKKVLVDEVNNGNLNIRVNASSIVVNVLSSSMSPVVNSVFSSFGMTLVFLLLSAAMHRL; this is translated from the exons ATGAAGACAATTAAAGCG CTTGAGCCTCTGTTTAAGGCACATTTCCCAAACTTCATAAGAATGATTGTGTTGGGTTTCAG GAGGGGTTCCATCATCACAGACGCCCAGCTGGAGTTTGCTGCCGCTAACACAACTGCTAATGCGACCACACCTTTTGCTGATGCAGTGGCTACTATTCTGAAGGCTGCGATCACCAATGGAAGTTTGAGTATCAACATCTCAGCCAATTTCAATATTACTG TCCTAGCTAATCCAACGACagcagctcccacaacaaccacagctgccccATTAActaccacagctgctcccacaactaCCACACGTGCaccaacaacaactacagctgcCGTTGCCCCGACGACCACCGCAGCCCCAAATGTTTTGCTTCTAGTGTTCAGTTCAGATGAGACCTTTACCGAAACTCTCTCAAACAACACCTCACAAGCTTTCCGGGATCGGGCTACTACTATAAAAAACGAG ATTGAGCCAGTCTATCGCAAAGTCTTTAGAAGTTTCATTCAGCTTGTTGTGTTGAGTTTCAA ACGTGGTTCCATCATCACAAGCTGCAGAATGGAGTTTGGACTTACTGGTAACGGGATTGCACCCACTGCTGACATGGTGAAAAAGGTTCTGGTGGATGAAGTCAACAACGGGAATTTAAATATCCGTGTCAATGCCAGCTCCATCGTTGTCAACG TTCTCAGCTCATCCATGTCTCCAGTGGTAAACAGTGTGTTCTCCTCTTTTGGAATGACCCTGGTTTTCCTGCTGCTGTCTGCTGCAATGCACAGACTTTAA